tgttgattctggatctactaaccatgtatgttcttcattgcagctgcttgaaacttgggagaatcttcacccagatgagttaaagcttaaagttggaaatggcgagttggtatcagttaaagcaagaggaacagcccgaatcaagtttaattctaagaagtttttacttttagagaatgttttatatattcctaattttggtagaaacttgattagtgtttcatgtttacagacacaatttaatatattgaatttttcgagttcaaattgttcaatttctcgtaatggatttcatatatgtgttgcaaacatggaacgagggctttatgttttaagacctgatactcaaatctcactaaatactgaacttttcaatgtagctaaacctagaagccttaagagaaaagagattgataatgatgatcaaacttatctatggcatttacgtttaggtcatataggctttgatagactcaataggctaaccaaagacggtccattgaaaaatgtcgtcttaggagaattgccagtctgcgagtcttgcctagaaggaaaaatgaccaaacgttctttctctgcaaagggagagcgtgccaaagaacccctagggttagtacattcagatgtttgcggaccgctgaatgtaaaagccagaggaggttatgagtatttcgtcactttcattgacgatttctctagatatagttttctttacctaatgcaaaagaaatctgaaacgtttgaaaagtttcaggaatttcatgcgttggctcaaaaccaattaggtaaaacattaaagatcttgcgaactgataggggtggagaatatatggatatgcagttcaaagatcatttaattgaacttggaattgaatcctaatatactgcccctagcactccacagcagaatggagttgtagaaagaagaaatcgcactatcttagaaatggttaggtctatgctgagttattcaactctgtctacgtccttctggggatatgctattcaaatggcaaacgatattttaaatgttgttccatctaaagcagtccctaagacacccgtcgaactatggaatggtcgcacacctagtttgcgccattataggatttgggggtgccctgctcacgtcttaagaaagaaagaaggcaagcTGGAttcgcgaactgaggtttgcatatttgtcgaaaattctaaagagactaggggtggactattctatagttacaaggataacaaagtatttgtttctacaaatgctactttccttgaagacaactatatgaaagacaacaaaccgaaaagtgaaattgtattagaggaaatgctcatagatactgttccttcaaatgtaccatcttcttctactcaagaagaggaacatcccactccctcagttgtagcaactgagaaaactactactaaagctcctgttcaaaaggtcaccgctcctcgtcgtagtgggagggtttctacgaaaccatctcgttatggcttggatggtgaaatcaatatggtcgttggtgacggtattgatgacgacccattgacctataaacaggcaatggcaaatccgcaacggaagcgatggtcagccggtatggattcagaaatggattccatgaaaaagaacaaagtctgggaatatgtagaaccacctgaagattttcgtccaattggatgtaaatgggtctacaagaagaaaagaggtgctggaggcgaagtcgaaactttcaaagctagactggtcgccaagggttatacccaaagagaaggtgtggactatgaggaaacttttagtcctgttgccatgctcaaatccatccgaattcttctcttaatagctgccgctttagattatgaaatttggcaaatggatgtcaagacagcgtttcttaatgggcttcttgaagaaaccatctacatgcagcaaccagaaggttatgttcttcctgggcaggagaataaagtttgcaaattaaataggtccatatatgggcttaagcaagcttctcgctcatggaacaaaaggtttgatgagatcatcaagacctacggctttcatcagaatgaagatgaaccttgtgtttaccaactcaaggaaaaccaagtggtagtattcctggtcctttatgttgatgacattttgatcattggaaacaatatcaagaaaatgactcacatcaaggaatggcttgacactcaatttgacatgaaagacttgagtgaggcagcctatgttcttggtattcagattgtcagaaaccggaagaacaaatcccttgctctctctcaaacagcttacattgacaaagttctagagagattttccatgaccaataccaaaggggcaaaaatgccctctagacatggtatccgtctatctaaggaacagtgtcctactgatcctcaagagatagaagacatgccaaaaattccttatgcttctgcagttggaagtctaatgtatgctatgctatgcactagacctgacatctgctatgcagttggaatcgtgagcaggtatcagtcaaatccaggaagggtacattggaatgctgttaagtatattttgaaatacttaaagagtacaagagattatgtattagtctacaagggtggtgctttaaatcccttaggctatacacactcagatttccagggatgtcttgaagacaggaaatctacatctgggatggtgtttactcttgggggtggagcagtggtttggagaagtgctaaacaaactgcgattttggattctaccatggaggcagaatacatagctgcggctgaagcagctaaagaggttgtctggcttaggaagttcttcaccagtctcggtgtagttcctggaatggaaaggcctctagtcctgctttgtgatagcactggagctatagccaacagtaaggaacctcggagccacaagagaagtaagcatatagaaagaaagtatcatattatcagagaatatgtggcaagaggggatgtactggtggagaaagtggatacgcaggataacttggctgatccattcaccaaagtcttggcagtaacttcattcgaaaagcaccgtcagaatttaggattaattgaaatgtactgatttgttttatattagtgcaagtgggagtttgttgggttttatgccctaaataaaactctgtttcaatgtaatccagattattaaatatcaataaagtaacagaagtaacttttcattcacttgtgtatgttttggttcacttaatcaattgcttgtctatttgatttataaattcatccaaacccttttcacatacttgatcatgtttattgtgttgtcaacacagtggaaaataaacatgactatgtgaataaagtattcctagatttatcataacactgggtttcactgatatgataatctacaacagagtttacttacatttggaaaaatgttatgttctttccagaacataggttaaagtaaagctcaggttggatgcatggagtatgcattggaatggaccgatattgaacttttaattagattttgaaacttaccgtaagcatctattcaattcaatatcataagttgatcctagatcacatgatctaaatcctgatatggttaggcttaatttcaagagtgttattcgtgttctttgatttgttagttaagcctaaatctttagtctgggcaatacatacattttgggaacacggtagtgcgattgagtgggagcgctaacataaatatggaatctatagcttctatctggcaaatagtaagcaaagggtgatttccttcgagcttaaccaaacgagataaatgattgagtactcatttcacttagttgaaatatcatttatacagggttaagtgttttaaggataaaatacattgtagggtgttacggtaatttaagtccctttacagtgtagatcatccatatagaggatcattgatcacattaggattataacaatggataactaataatgtgtctatatggtggaacatatagagcattctatatactgagagtgcaattctgagttctatgtgtggattcaacgaagaattaataagtcagtgaatttaactggtaaattctagatctgcttattggaagctcggatatatagacccatggtcccctcactagttgagatgatattacttgtaagactcatttaattgattttaattaatcaattaaaaattctcaagatggacttgtctatttgagaatttatcacttattaagggcaaaacagtaaatagagattttgaagggcatatttattaattaggaaactttaattagtttcattattaataaaataaatgataatatattatttgataattattttttttaattattaaataattagatttgtcattaatgtggttgaacaatggaattggcagtttttcacaaaacaggaaactatcagtgtaagaaaaggaaagttggaaaagtggcaagccttgtttccacaatgcctaggccagccacttagcttccttttcccttttattttttcaattccaaatgtcaatcatagcccttggtggtcttctataaatagaaggcaaaggcttcagagttgcacacaactgaaaaagcttttcacagcattattctgaaagaattttctctcagaaaattctctctgagccgccaccctctctctctctattccttcactgtttcgaaatgtataagtgctagagtagtgcccacacacatcaagtaatacctcaatcacagtgaggaaggctgtgtagaattcagaaacaacaaagaaggactatcgggctcagatcttgattatactctgctacagaaaggaatcaagggttagagatctgagtgggaggagacatatattccgctgcaatcactgtaagatttctgatactcttatgtgtttaatttcatatcgttttagaagttcatatttaggttgttaaatcaacatacttgtgagtagatctaagttcctggtaaaataacttccaacagttTGTAAACTGGTTAAGTCCTTATGTGGACATAAGCAATTCCCTAGGCAGTGGAATAAAAGCTTTGACACCTTTATGATGAAACAAGGTTTTTCAAGGAGTTACTATGATACATGTTTCTATCACAAGGGAACAGACACCAACACGGTCATCTACCTAttactttatgtagatgacatgcttatTATAAGTAAGGAGAGATCTCAAGTGGATGAGATAAGAGGCAACTCAAGGCtgagtttgagatgaaagactTGGGAATAGCATCGAAGATACTGGGTATCGCTATAAAGAGGGACAGAAAGTTAGGCAAATTGTTCTTGACACAAGAGGACTACATTCAAAAGATTATAGAGAAATTTTCAATGAATGATTCAAAGAAAACTTCTTAGTAAATAAATAGCCAGTACACTTTAACAAAGGAACAATGTCATAAGACTGAAGCAGAGAAGGAAGCAATGAGTAAAGTGCCTTACCCAAGTGTTGTTGGGACTATTATGTACTTGATGGTTAGTACAAGGCCAAATCTTGCCTTTGCCATAAGTACCTTGAGCAAATACATGGCAAATCAAGGAAAGATTCATTGGTTTACAATGAAATGGGTTTTCAGGTACCTAGTAGGAACACCTAAGGTTGGACTAATCTACAAGCAACAAAAGTTCAGCACCAACATAGAGAGATACAGCGATGCTGACTATGCCGGGGATAGAGACAGTAGAAAGTCTACTTCATCTTACATGATTTCACTAGGAGGGAACTGTGTGAGTTGGAAAGCCCAACTCCAACCTGTGGTTGCACTTTCAACAACAGAATCTGAGCACATATCAACCACAAAAGCTATTAAAGAAGCCATATGGATAAAAGGACTCTTGACAGAGATCAAGCTACTTAAAGAGGTTCCTAGAGTGTACTCAGATAGTCAAATATGTGTACACTTGTGTGGGAACCCTGGGTTCCATGACCAGACTAAACACATAGAGATTAAGTATCACTTTATAAGGGACAAGGTGACTCAAGGTGAGATACAAGTGAAAAAAGATCCTACTGAGGAGAACCCAGCAGATATGGGAACTAAGGTGGTGACTCTCAACAAGTTCAAACATTGTATGAACCTATTGGGAGTTGACACATGATGGTAAATGGAAACTTAATCAAACAATGACCCTCAAAGACTGGAACAAATAAATACAACAAATGCAAAGACTTTTTTGGACTGTTAGTATGGAAATTTAGGTGGAAATTGTTGGATAAATTTCCATACTAACTGTCTCATTAACAAGTtacaaggaaaaataaaataagacctTTTACAAGCCTCAACAGACCATTATAACTCTTGGAGTAGTCGGTTCTGTTTTCATAGACTTAGATCTTTAAGCTCTTTACAATAAAGAAGTAAATAACAATATCTCAAGACTCTAACCAACTTTCAGCAAGACAAGGAAATATCAATAAcaatttttgtaactgttttCTCAGCTCAAAaacacaacaaaatcacagTCAACAAACACTATAAATAAAGGAGCAACCTGCCCATTTGAAGGGGATATTCGACTCAACTATAGAGAGTGGCAGCAGCATTTTTCCATGAAGAAAAACACCTCAGAAACAAGAGAGATAAACAAAGAGAGTTGGAGAGTTCTATTGTAATCAAACCAAAAATAAGAgtgaaagaaaagagaaaaacttAGAGATTACCTCCTGGTTTGTGACATGGAATCTCCATAATCTTGTAACTCGGTTTTAACATTCATAGTGGAGACTCAAGCAACTTTGAGGGTCGCTTGACGGAGACGTACCTCTGATTTAGAGGGAACTCTGAAATAAATTGTTGTGGTGTCTATAGATTTTTCTTTTGCTGGTTTTATTTTCGGTTGTTCTCTAGTTTTGTTCTTTGGTTTTTTTCTGTAGGTTTAAAGCTTGGAGAAAGAAGGTTCGGTGCTTTATTTTGCAGCAAGAAGAAATAAGGAAGAAGAACTAAGGGGTTGATGCATTTCGAATGTTGAAGGAGGAACAAGGTTTTCAGCTGCTAGGGTTTCAAAgctagaagaagagaagaagaagagaggatGAAGGGGGTATCTCAGCTGCTAGGGTTAGAAGAGAAGGAGAAGTGATTGTGGTGGCTGCTAGGGTTTCAGCCAACAATAAGAGGGTTTTTAAAGCCATCAAAAGGGCAATGTTTTGAGGGACCAAGTCTTGATCCGCACAAGCTTGGTAAAGGTCCTTTTTGACCTTGGGTTTTTGATCTTTGGGGTGTAAGTGTAGGGGCAGTTTTGGAATGCTTTATTTCctacaatatgaaacaaactTGACCTTTAATTAGTACTCATAAAGATGTGTGTTAAcagtttgtttgtttgtttgtatgAATTTTATTCAAGATTGTATTTGTTTTTGGTTTTTCCTCTGTATTAGATTCATAGTTTGTTAAATAAGATTTATAATTAAGGTACAATCACTCACTTTACTTGGATcatatgattaattaattattttttctcaacAAATTCCAAAGTGATTTAATAAGTATATCAGCATATGACATGATGACTCTAACCATATATATAACAGAAATAAATTCTCTTATTCTTGCAATTGATTTAGCATGGAAAACTGTGAAGATTCCAAATACATTTCCAAACGGGGCTAATGAGTTTCAGGACAAACATTCCATATCTTTATTATCGTTACAAGGATTACTTGGAAGATTTACAAGAGTTGATGACAATTTGGAGTAAAGAAACCAAAATAATTAAGGGAAGAAGAAAAGGTGAAGAGAGTTTGATTGAGGGGATGCAACAGCTTGATCAATCTCAAAGAAAGACTACTTTTGATGGAATGAAGAAAGTTGTGATTAATCGTACaaaacaaacatatatatacccAATAACAAACCATTGTATTAGGAAACAAACGAAGAGTTAATTAGTTTTTCACAATGATCAGCTCAAAGACTTCGGTGCTAGCTAGGTTTAGAATATATATGGATTGTATGTAGTACCTAGCTTAATTTGGTTGAAAaccaatatatatgtatttatatatatatatatagaaagtcAAATGAGTTAGACGAttgttttttaaataaaagataatattttataatttaaattcaaggccttagaaaaataaatatcgaaaaaaaatatcatcacaaataatctaaaattaaaaattataacttgATCGATAAAAATTTCAAACgtaatagatattttttaaaaaaatatattgagatttaaatttaagtatagatgtaatatatatatatatatatatatatagttgaaagataaactttatttaaGTGTGGGATCATTATATTTACTatcttttttacatttataggttttctttttaaaatttccaattctattagctatttaaaattaattatacatttttttctttaaccCTAATTATTGTAATTTGTTAAAAAACTTCTATTCTTCACTATTCTTCAGTCTTCACCATTCTGCAATTGGAGCTCAATCTCTCTTCCTTGAAGACTTTGTTAGAGGCCAATTAAGCTCAATATCAATATaggttttcttttttccttttatttctttttcttgtatatatatacatgtatatatgtaCGTATCGGTTTGTGTACATATTGACATATATTATGCTTCAATATTACAGCTACTATTTCAATAACTATGATGTTGAATAATCTTCCACTTGGAGTTAGATTTTGCCATAATGATGCAGAAATAGTTGGATTTTATGTATATAACAAAAACTTCAACGTTCATTTCCTTCAACCCAATCACATTCCTCATGTGAATATTTATGATTTTCATCCTCAAGAGCTCACTCCTAAGAATTCAATACAAGAatgtttattttcttttcttgattagtttttctttaattttattactCATATTATGTTTATCTTATCAATAATTTTACAGATCGATACCCGGCGCTGACTGAAAATGAGtggtatttttattataaaaaagattttttttccaCAACAAAGATTAATAAGAGATTGAatcgaaaaacaaaaaatagaacTTGGCATGGCAATGCAACAAAGAAGCCAATCTTGAATCAACAAAAGATCCAGATAGGTTTTAAAAGGACTCTAGATTTTTTGGAGCCAGATAATAAACTAACTCTATGGAAGATGACTGAGTATCATTTGCTTCAATCCAGTGACACACAGGTACTATCAAATACTCTTAATCATCATTAGTATTTACTTTGAATATTTAATGCATGGATATGTACGTAATAATAAAgtctaacttaattttaatttatcttttctacatcaATGTACATGGATGTTATGcaagatttataaaataaaatcaaaagaaaagaaGACGTTTACAAATAATGAGAATAAAGAACCAAACACACAAAGACAAAAAATAGTACACGAAAATATTACGGTAGCAGAATAAGAGCCAACTGAAGTATTTATGATTAACGAGACGAATATCACAGTAGAGCAAGAAACACAAAATAATGCATCAACAGAATTAATGAGCAATGAGCTCGAGAGCATAACTACCAATCTTGATAACTTGTTAGAAGATCCAAATTTACTGACAAATTTAGATTAAATATTTTAGAATTAATAAAAGCGCTCATACGCataataaatttcatatttCCATTAACAACATCACAACCTATCATTTATCGaaaatattaaatcaaaatCGCAAACCATATATAAGTTAGTATGGAGATTCAGACGCTCCAAACCAATGATGAAGCACTGCCACATAATCTGAGGTTTTTATCACAACCTGAATTTccaatttgaacatttttctttaaGTGGTGAAATATTTGATGAACTTGAagaactaataatataaaattgcatttattaattttattaagacATTGTAATTATCTTTAATTAAGACAATGTAATGTAATGATGGTGTTCAAATTtataatacataatatatatatatattaattgtttCTTTTTGTTTGAGAATTATTAAAGTCTTAATATATATAGCATATCACAGTCACAATCTAATTGGAGAAAATGCAGAAGAATTATATTGTAATATGAATTGGATGTAACACATACATAATTTTGtacttaaatattgtatatgtattatgTATGTATACACACAACACATGATCCTTCATGGAGGTTTTGAAACAGAAAGAATAATAATAGTTGTAAGAGAGTCACAGATATCCAATTCATTCAATTCTATAAGTAATATTTTACACATTGGAAATGACTCCAACTCGGGACTATCTCTAATTGTTGTAGTGAATGCAATTGACTTGAAAAAAGCTTCAATTTCTTACAATGAGTCACTTCTAGACTTCTAGTCTGGTCGAAATTGGACAGTGAAGATGAATGTTTTGACCATTTATCTCTTGTGAGCCTAATGCATCTATTTATTATCTCAAGTTTTCTTATTAAGTGGCGTTTGGAAGGGAGGaataaaaatataggaataagaatgggaatggaaatagtaataggaatggaatggaataaaatttaaaatgtgtaaagtctttttttggcaagttaggtgacaaaataatttttcctttttatggtaagattgctatgcattcattttcgaaatcttacctcttttattcgggtataagttgccattttccttgcttggaaagttgcactttcagctgaactttcctttgttgaaaacttctcaaaagagaaggaattctcttttggaaagttgtccttttaagggaaactttgattattgccttttccttattaatttcgattgtatcttgatacaatcagaatatctaatctgtttttggcaggaatcaagctttgaaagaagatcggacccgattttagtaagtttccgttTAAGGCggtctgcttcgtcagcaaccgaatctgtTGTAGCAGAtcatgtttgtttttggaaagtttttgtacagctgctaattcgaacttgtggttgcctctttggtttctatgatctataaatagagcctagtgagcaaccattcgaattacctcttccattattcattttttgcatttatcttttgtgagaagagagtgtttctttgttttgtgagagcctagttgttcacctaggttctagttgttctatttctgttcttactctatcctagaggttgtgaagaactacttgactgaacaagagattggtcttcgggagaagacttgataaagccttacttcgggaggaagtaagcacttggtcttcgggagaagacttgctaaagccttacttcgggaggaagtaagcactcacacttcaaagacgaagggagttcgggcttgaaggtgtttcaagaagtcagattcataaagtggattacaaaggattgcggcaatactttagagggagtctaaacttgtttaagtcaattgtctttgtaattttgatactttattaattgatttcattctctggcgtggccccgtggactaggagtgttcgtgagaacaacgataccacgtataaatctcttgtgtcaagttatttatttttacgcaaatattttatattactttGTTCATT
This region of Cannabis sativa cultivar Pink pepper isolate KNU-18-1 chromosome 7, ASM2916894v1, whole genome shotgun sequence genomic DNA includes:
- the LOC133039713 gene encoding secreted RxLR effector protein 161-like, which gives rise to MSKVPYPSVVGTIMYLMVSTRPNLAFAISTLSKYMANQGKIHWFTMKWVFRYLVGTPKVGLIYKQQKFSTNIERYSDADYAGDRDSRKSTSSYMISLGGNCVSWKAQLQPVVALSTTESEHISTTKAIKEAIWIKGLLTEIKLLKEVPRVYSDSQICVHLCGNPGFHDQTKHIEIKYHFIRDKVTQGEIQVKKDPTEENPADMGTKVVTLNKFKHCMNLLGVDT